The DNA window GCAACTTAATGTGGGAATCCGGTATTTTGATATGCATGCTGGTCTTTGGTTGCCAAGCCATCAGCAGATGTATGCGCGGAATAGTCATTGGAAGCTTTGGAAGCTAATTAAATTTGATGAAATCCTACAGATCATTTTCAACTTCTTAGATGCCCATGGGAGTGAGACAGTGCTTTTAAAGGTGACATTACAtggacctttaaagaaaaatgtgggGAAACTGATGAATGAATCAATCAAAAAGTTCAAAAATAGAATATGGACTGCTTGGTCAGTACCCAACATGCAACAGGCAAGGGGCAAAATAGTTTTTCTCCGTAGTAAAACATATCCTGTCGGTACACTAAACcacaaatcatttttctttgaaCATAATAAGCTAGAAAATGTCGAAGACAAAATAAAGTCAATCAAGTCACACCTCTGTAACGATTATATTGTTCAAACTGGCAAAGCAGCAGAAACTCATCGAAGTCCTAAAACCATAGCGAAAAAAATTAACAAACGGCTTTATGACTTTGTAAAGCATCATAAAAAAAGCTCCTCAAACCAAGGGTGCTTAGGGGTCTTAAGTATGGACTTCCCCGgtgctgatg is part of the Labrus mixtus chromosome 16, fLabMix1.1, whole genome shotgun sequence genome and encodes:
- the LOC132991496 gene encoding 1-phosphatidylinositol phosphodiesterase-like; translation: MKSISDTTPVSAITIPGTHDSSSLYGGPLIQCQVWTLEKQLNVGIRYFDMHAGLWLPSHQQMYARNSHWKLWKLIKFDEILQIIFNFLDAHGSETVLLKVTLHGPLKKNVGKLMNESIKKFKNRIWTAWSVPNMQQARGKIVFLRSKTYPVGTLNHKSFFFEHNKLENVEDKIKSIKSHLCNDYIVQTGKAAETHRSPKTIAKKINKRLYDFVKHHKKSSSNQGCLGVLSMDFPGADVIKEIIQIPPCKCGRGGGIGQNHNQENSKTTTTTQGSQAISRI